The DNA region CCGATCTCGCGCTTGCCGGCGAGGCGGATGCCGACGAGAAGCAGCACGTAGACGATCGCCGCGCGGAGGGCGATCCCGAGCAAGGCCGAGGGGTCCCACATGAACATGCGTCCGGTCTCCCGCGCCCGACGCGCGGGCGCGCGCCGATCGTAGCGCGGCGCGGGGACGCGCGGCGACGGAACCGAACCGTCGAACCGCGCCCGACGTCCGCGCGGCGCGTCGCCCGCCGTCGTCGGCGCGCGGGTTCGCTCGGCCGCGACGCGGCGCGCCGTCTCCGCGCTACAATCCGCGCGGGGGATTCCGCCATGCACCGTGGACCGCTGACCGCCGCGCTCGTCTCGCTCTCGCTCTTCCTCGCCTTCGGCGACGCTCCGTCCTACGCGGAGGCCGGGCTGCGCGCGCGCCGCGCCGCGGCGACGAAGTCGGTCAAGGGGGTCAAGCGCGACCATCGCGGGCGGATCAAGCGCAGTTCGCGCGCCAAGCACGATTTCCAGAAAGAGCACCCCTGCCCCGCGACCGGCAAGACGAGCGGCCGCTGCCCCGGCTACGTGATCGACCACGTCGAGCCGCTCGCCTGCGGCGGGCCGGACGATCCGTCGAACATGCAGTGGCAGACCGTCGCCGAGGCGAAGGCCAAGGACAAGACCGAGCGCCAGAACTGCGGCGCGCGCTGACCGTCTTCGGCGCCGTCGGGAGCGCCGCCTCGAGAGCGGAACGTCCGCCGCCCGGCGGGGCGACGGCCCGCGCCGACGACGGAGGCCGCCGCGTCCGTCCCCCGCTCTATTTCTTCGCCGGCGCGCGGCGCATCGTCCAGCTCAAGTAGGTCTTGAACGCCTCCGGCTTGTCCGGCGGCGCGATCTCGAACGTCCCGGCGACGACGCCGTCCGCGTCGGGCGCGTACGTGAGCCGGAAGCGCGGCGTCCCGGGAGCGGCTTCGCCGACGAAGACGACGCCTCCTCCTTCGCGCGCCTGCACGGCGTAGCGGATCACGTGCCCCTCGTCGTCGAAGTA from bacterium includes:
- a CDS encoding HNH endonuclease, translated to MHRGPLTAALVSLSLFLAFGDAPSYAEAGLRARRAAATKSVKGVKRDHRGRIKRSSRAKHDFQKEHPCPATGKTSGRCPGYVIDHVEPLACGGPDDPSNMQWQTVAEAKAKDKTERQNCGAR